One Pectobacterium colocasium DNA segment encodes these proteins:
- the eno gene encoding phosphopyruvate hydratase — MSKIVKVIGREIIDSRGNPTVEAEVHLEGGFVGLAAAPSGASTGSREALELRDGDKSRFLGKGVTKAVAAVNGPIAQAVVGKDAKDQANIDKIMIDLDGTDNKSKFGANAILAVSLAAAKAAAASKGLPLYAHIAELNGTPGKYSMPLPMMNIINGGEHADNNVDIQEFMIQPVGAKTLKEAVRMGSEVFHNLAKVLKSKGMSTAVGDEGGYAPNLGSNAEALAVIAEAVKAAGYELGKDITLAMDCAASEFYKDGKYVLAGEGNKAFTSEEFTHFLEDLTKQYPIVSIEDGLDESDWAGFAYQTKVLGDKIQLVGDDLFVTNTKILKEGIEKGIANSILIKFNQIGSLTETLAAIKMAKDAGYTAVISHRSGETEDATIADLAVGTAAGQIKTGSMSRSDRVAKYNQLIRIEEALGDAAPFNGLKEVKGQ, encoded by the coding sequence ATGTCCAAAATTGTTAAAGTCATCGGCCGTGAAATCATCGACTCACGCGGAAACCCAACTGTTGAAGCGGAAGTTCATCTGGAAGGTGGTTTTGTAGGTCTGGCTGCTGCGCCATCAGGAGCTTCTACTGGCTCTCGCGAAGCGCTGGAACTGCGTGACGGTGACAAATCCCGTTTTCTGGGCAAAGGCGTAACGAAAGCCGTTGCCGCTGTTAACGGCCCGATTGCTCAGGCTGTTGTGGGTAAAGACGCGAAAGATCAGGCGAACATCGACAAGATCATGATCGATCTGGATGGTACCGACAACAAATCCAAATTTGGTGCTAACGCCATTCTGGCTGTTTCTCTGGCTGCCGCTAAAGCTGCTGCTGCGTCAAAAGGCCTGCCGCTGTATGCTCACATCGCTGAACTGAACGGCACCCCAGGAAAATACTCTATGCCACTGCCAATGATGAACATCATCAACGGCGGCGAGCACGCAGATAACAACGTTGATATCCAAGAGTTCATGATTCAGCCTGTTGGCGCGAAAACCCTGAAAGAAGCTGTTCGTATGGGTTCTGAAGTGTTCCACAACCTGGCTAAAGTTCTGAAGTCTAAAGGCATGAGCACGGCTGTGGGTGACGAAGGTGGCTACGCGCCTAACCTGGGTTCCAACGCCGAAGCGCTGGCTGTTATCGCTGAAGCGGTAAAAGCGGCAGGCTACGAGCTGGGCAAAGACATTACGTTGGCGATGGACTGTGCAGCATCTGAATTCTACAAAGACGGTAAATACGTTCTGGCTGGCGAAGGCAACAAAGCGTTCACCTCTGAAGAATTCACTCACTTCCTGGAAGATCTGACTAAACAGTACCCAATCGTATCTATCGAAGACGGTCTGGACGAATCTGATTGGGCTGGCTTCGCGTACCAGACTAAAGTTCTGGGCGACAAAATCCAGCTGGTTGGTGACGATCTGTTCGTAACCAACACCAAGATCCTGAAAGAAGGTATCGAGAAAGGCATCGCTAACTCCATCCTGATCAAATTCAACCAGATCGGTTCTCTGACCGAAACGCTGGCTGCAATTAAAATGGCGAAAGATGCAGGCTACACGGCTGTTATCTCTCACCGTTCAGGCGAGACTGAAGATGCAACCATCGCTGACCTGGCAGTAGGTACAGCGGCTGGTCAGATCAAAACCGGATCTATGAGCCGTTCTGACCGCGTTGCTAAATACAACCAGCTGATTCGTATCGAAGAAGCGCTGGGTGATGCTGCACCGTTCAACGGTCTGAAAGAAGTTAAAGGCCAGTAA
- the pyrG gene encoding glutamine hydrolyzing CTP synthase, protein MTTNYIFVTGGVVSSLGKGIAAASLAAILEARGLNVTIMKLDPYINVDPGTMSPTQHGEVFVTEDGAETDLDLGHYERFIRTKMSRRNNFTTGRIYSDVLRKERRGDYLGATIQVIPHITNAIKERIIEGGEGHDVVLVEIGGTVGDIESLPFLEAIRQMAVQVGREHTLFMHLTLVPYLAAAGEVKTKPTQHSVKELLSIGIQPDVLICRSDRTVPANERAKIALFCNVPEKAVISLKDIDSIYKIPALLKSQGLDDYICKRFSLNCPEANLSEWEQVVYEEANPGGEVTIGMVGKYVALPDAYKSVIEALKHGGLKNRLTVNIKLIDSQDVETRGVDVLKDLDAILIPGGFGYRGVEGKIMAARYARENHIPYLGICLGMQVALMEFARNVVGMEGANSTEFMPDCKYPVVALITEWRDENGNVEVRDEASDLGGTMRVGGQQCHLTEGSLVRQMYGEQTIIERHRHRYEVNNMLLKQIEAAGLRVAGLSADRKLVEIVELPDHPWFVACQFHPEFTSTPRDGHPLFAGFVKAAGAYQKRQVK, encoded by the coding sequence ATGACAACTAATTATATTTTTGTGACCGGCGGGGTCGTTTCCTCTCTGGGTAAAGGCATTGCCGCAGCCTCTCTGGCGGCTATTCTCGAAGCCCGTGGCCTCAACGTTACCATCATGAAACTGGACCCGTACATCAACGTGGATCCGGGCACGATGAGCCCGACGCAGCACGGTGAAGTCTTTGTCACCGAAGACGGCGCCGAAACCGATCTGGACTTGGGTCACTACGAGCGTTTCATCCGCACTAAAATGTCGCGCCGCAACAACTTCACCACTGGCCGTATCTACTCTGATGTCCTGCGCAAAGAGCGCCGTGGCGACTATCTGGGCGCGACCATTCAGGTGATTCCACATATCACTAACGCGATTAAAGAGCGCATCATTGAAGGTGGCGAAGGCCACGATGTCGTTCTGGTTGAAATCGGTGGTACCGTCGGTGATATCGAATCATTGCCGTTCCTTGAAGCGATTCGGCAGATGGCGGTACAAGTCGGCCGCGAGCACACGCTGTTTATGCACCTGACGCTGGTGCCGTATCTTGCGGCGGCGGGCGAAGTGAAAACCAAGCCGACGCAGCACTCTGTTAAAGAGCTGCTTTCCATCGGTATCCAGCCTGACGTGCTGATTTGCCGTTCCGACCGCACGGTGCCCGCCAATGAGCGTGCAAAAATTGCTTTATTCTGTAATGTGCCGGAAAAAGCAGTAATATCCCTTAAAGACATTGATTCGATTTATAAAATCCCGGCGCTATTGAAATCACAGGGGCTGGACGATTATATTTGTAAACGATTCAGCTTGAACTGCCCTGAAGCCAACCTGTCAGAATGGGAACAGGTTGTGTATGAAGAAGCGAATCCGGGCGGTGAAGTGACTATCGGTATGGTCGGCAAATATGTTGCGCTGCCGGATGCCTACAAATCCGTGATTGAAGCGCTGAAACACGGCGGCTTGAAGAACCGTCTGACGGTGAATATCAAGCTGATCGACTCGCAAGATGTCGAAACCCGTGGTGTCGACGTATTGAAAGATTTAGACGCGATTCTGATTCCAGGCGGTTTTGGCTACCGTGGCGTCGAAGGGAAAATCATGGCGGCGCGTTATGCCCGTGAGAACCATATCCCTTATCTGGGCATTTGCCTGGGGATGCAGGTCGCATTAATGGAATTTGCCCGTAACGTTGTCGGAATGGAAGGCGCAAACTCAACGGAGTTTATGCCAGACTGTAAGTACCCGGTGGTTGCGCTGATCACGGAATGGCGTGATGAGAACGGCAATGTTGAAGTCCGTGATGAAGCCAGCGATCTGGGCGGCACCATGCGCGTTGGCGGGCAGCAATGCCATCTGACCGAAGGCAGTCTGGTGCGTCAGATGTACGGTGAACAGACGATTATCGAACGTCACCGTCATCGTTATGAAGTGAACAACATGCTGTTGAAACAGATTGAAGCGGCGGGATTACGGGTTGCTGGTCTTTCCGCCGACCGCAAACTGGTGGAGATTGTTGAGTTACCCGATCATCCCTGGTTCGTTGCCTGTCAATTCCACCCGGAATTCACATCAACGCCGCGAGATGGACATCCCCTGTTTGCCGGCTTTGTGAAAGCCGCTGGCGCGTACCAGAAGCGTCAGGTGAAGTAA
- the mazG gene encoding nucleoside triphosphate pyrophosphohydrolase, which yields MTLPLTNVSPVERLLAIMKTLRDPENGCPWDKKQTFDTIAPYTLEETYEVLDAISRQDFDDLRGELGDLLFQVVFYAQMAQEKGLFDFSDVCNAISDKLERRHPHIFGDLTLTDSDAVLANWEQTKAQERAEKDRHSPLDDIPDALPALMKAQKIQQRCASVGFDWDSLGPVLDKVYEEIDEVMFEARQAVVDEEKLGEEIGDLLFATVNLSRHLGHKAETALQAANRKFTRRFREVEQIVTASGKTLEQATLDEMEAAWQQVKKQEISH from the coding sequence ATGACTTTACCTTTGACGAATGTATCCCCCGTCGAGCGTCTGCTCGCCATCATGAAAACCCTACGCGATCCTGAAAATGGCTGTCCGTGGGACAAGAAGCAGACTTTCGACACCATCGCGCCCTATACGCTGGAAGAAACATACGAAGTGCTGGATGCTATCAGCCGTCAGGATTTTGATGATTTGCGCGGTGAGTTAGGGGATTTGCTGTTTCAGGTGGTGTTTTACGCACAGATGGCGCAGGAAAAGGGCCTGTTCGATTTCTCCGATGTATGTAACGCCATCAGCGATAAGCTGGAACGCCGCCACCCGCATATCTTCGGGGATCTGACGCTGACGGATAGCGATGCCGTGCTGGCAAACTGGGAACAGACCAAAGCGCAGGAACGGGCGGAGAAAGATCGTCATTCGCCGTTGGATGACATTCCTGATGCGCTGCCTGCCTTAATGAAAGCGCAAAAAATTCAGCAGCGTTGTGCCTCTGTTGGCTTCGATTGGGACAGCCTGGGGCCGGTGCTCGATAAAGTTTACGAAGAGATCGACGAGGTGATGTTTGAGGCGCGGCAAGCCGTTGTCGATGAAGAAAAATTAGGTGAAGAGATTGGTGATTTATTGTTCGCTACAGTCAATCTTTCTCGCCATCTGGGACACAAGGCTGAGACGGCGTTACAGGCGGCAAATCGTAAGTTCACTCGACGTTTTCGTGAGGTAGAACAAATCGTTACGGCATCGGGAAAAACGCTGGAACAGGCGACACTGGACGAAATGGAAGCCGCATGGCAGCAGGTGAAAAAACAGGAAATCAGCCATTAA